Proteins from a single region of Apium graveolens cultivar Ventura chromosome 7, ASM990537v1, whole genome shotgun sequence:
- the LOC141672270 gene encoding autophagy protein 5: MERKSNKEAKQYVWEGAIPLQIHLHQSEVTTLPSPPPALILAPRIGYLPLLVPQVRPFFSSALPPGVDTVWFDYKGLPLKWYIPTGVLFDLLCAEPERPWNLTVHFRGYPTNTLTPCENEDSVKWSYINSLKEAAYIFHGNCKNVMNMSQADQVELWQSVMNGNLEAYLRVSSKLKFGIFGDAFSLRLNSSPSNSRERADLDATGTVTSGRIPVRLYVWSIQEDFDNLEDAASFDSWDKISYINRPAEIDGEGKCFSLGDAIKILLPEIFGDRPSASDDIYKAEAEDYSKLNPKEASNVEGTTVISESKDVESCNLPKPAEIKLLRIQGIEPKLEIPFTWLANNLTNPDHFLHICVYVKVPEQSTT, encoded by the exons ATGGAGAGAAAAAGCAACAAAGAAGCAAAACAGTACGTATGGGAAGGAGCGATCCCTCTGCAAATTCATCTTCACCAATCTGAAGTCACTACGCTTCCTTCTCCTCCTCCTGCTCTC ATATTGGCTCCCCGGATTGGATATCTACCCCTCCTGGTTCCGCAAGTCAGGCCTTTCTTCAGTAGTGCACTTCCTCCTGGGGTTGACACTGTATGGTTTGACTACAAAGGACTACCCCTGAAATG GTATATTCCAACAGGAGTCCTTTTTGATCTTTTATGTGCAGAGCCGGAAAGACCATGGAATTTGACA GTACATTTCAGAGGATATCCGACAAATACCTTGACGCCTTGTGAAAATGAAGATAGTGTAAAGTGGAGCTATATTAATTCATTGAAAGAG GCAGCATATATATTCCATGGGAACTGTAAGAATGTCATGAATATGTCACAAGCTGATCAGGTTGAACTTTGGCAATCTGTTATGAATG GTAACCTGGAAGCTTACCTTCGAGTTTCATCAAAGCTTAAATTTGGAATATTTGGAGACGCTTTTTCGTTGAGGTTAAACTCATCACCTTCCAACTCTCGTGAAAGAGCCGACCTAGATGCTACTGGTACAGTTACATCAG GTAGAATTCCAGTTCGGTTATATGTTTGGAGCATTCAAGAGGATTTTGACAATCTTGAAGATGCAGCTTCTTTTGACAGCTGGGATAAAATTTCGTACATAAATCGACCTGCTGAGATTGATGGAGAAG GTAAATGCTTCAGTTTGGGTGATGCAATAAAGATACTACTACCAGAAATTTTTGGAGATAGGCCCTCTGCAAGTGATGATATATATAAAGCAGAAGCTGAGGATTATTCAAAACTAAATCCAAAAGAAGCGAGCAATGTAGAAGGCACAACAGTGATATCAGAAAGTAAAGATGTTGAATCCTGCAACCTACCAAAACCTGCAGAGATCAAACTTCTTCGTATTCAAGGGATTGAACCGAAGTTGGAGATTCCTTTTACTTGGTTGGCAAACAACTTAACGAACCCCGACCATTTTCTTCACATTTGTGTTTATGTTAAAGTTCCGGAACAAAGTACCACATAA